The segment CCACTGGATTGGCGTGCCCGAAGCGGCGCATTTTTGCGGCTTCATTCTGATTCTGGTGTTGGTGCTGATCGCCGCGGCCGTGATCGGCCGGCTGATTCGCACCGCGATGCACGCCGTCGGCCTGAAGCTGCCCGACCGATTGCTCGGCGCCGGTCTCGGCCTGGTCCGTGGCGTGCTGCTCTGCATGGCGGTGCTGGCGGTGATGATCGCCTACCCGTTCCAACC is part of the Acidobacteriota bacterium genome and harbors:
- a CDS encoding CvpA family protein, encoding HWIGVPEAAHFCGFILILVLVLIAAAVIGRLIRTAMHAVGLKLPDRLLGAGLGLVRGVLLCMAVLAVMIAYPFQPGLVQQSRLAPDLLWGSRALVHVVPTELATRFQQGVTTLTARVRSLP